Proteins from a single region of Streptomyces sp. Tu 3180:
- a CDS encoding LuxR family transcriptional regulator, with amino-acid sequence MLGAVETKSVSPVFVGRTAELDTLNDALARAADGPGEPQALLIGGEAGVGKTRLLEEFAAAARRRGAVVALGGCVEIGADGLPFAPFSTALRRLRRDLPAELAAAAAGQEEELAHLLPELGTAAAREARRDEQGMARLFELTARLLERVAAEHTVVLALEDLHWADASTRHLLAYLFRTLRTGRLVVLATYRSDDIHRRHPLRPLLAELDRLRTVRRVELGRFNRDEVGRQIAGILAREPEPDSVDQIFERSDGNAFFVEELAVAAQGGCCTGLTDSLRDLLLVRVEGLPESAQSVARIAAEGGSIVEYRLLAAVTRLTEDDLIEALRAGVNASILSPAPDRDGYRFRHSLVREAVSDDLLPGERSRLNRRYAEALEADPALVPADERVTRLASYWYHAHDAAKALPAVLDASVEARRRHAHSEQLRLLERAMELWDSVPDDVRATLRPAGYAEAYPPCGCDPETAPLRFLDLMAEAAVAGRLCGERERAMKITKRALRLLEEDPDPLRAAWFWEQRSRLTQSLARGDGWAELATAQDLVRGLPPSEVHAQVLASAAAWSMLHRPGPEAMAAAERAVEYARMVGAHDIELNARLTLGGLMVDAGDIEAGLAEMYEVKDRATELGVDTVVGRSHVNLPSVLEGVGRSQEAAALLREGIRVTRGLGLLDSEGWVWGNLAESLHSLGRWDEAAEAAADAQRLEQSAKPRAGGSIRLAHLAYDRGDLVEAARRLRDARTFFGTHDPMPQYALPMTWVALGIAAAEGRLPDARAELLTALDAGLPPGTQRYGWPLLLAAAAAEADAYGDPATEPGRPQILERLRKAARTLTTGVPVWQAYDVWLRAELLRAEGVPAPGEWSAAVAAVEPLGRPYDLARVRFRLAEALLASGAGDDERARATELLRLSRAVADHLGAGPLARSVGLLARRARLVLNPAARVPAPAAPADPADALGLTGRERDVLRLVAAGHTNRRIAEELFISPKTASVHVSNILAKLGVSGRGEAAAVAHRLDLFPAEAGKRQAAG; translated from the coding sequence ATGCTCGGGGCCGTGGAGACCAAGTCCGTCAGTCCCGTGTTCGTCGGCCGCACCGCTGAGCTCGACACGCTGAACGACGCGCTCGCCCGGGCCGCCGACGGCCCGGGCGAACCGCAGGCGCTGCTGATCGGCGGTGAGGCCGGCGTCGGCAAGACCCGCCTCCTCGAGGAGTTCGCCGCGGCGGCGCGCCGCCGCGGCGCGGTCGTCGCGCTCGGCGGCTGCGTCGAGATCGGCGCCGACGGACTGCCCTTCGCCCCCTTCTCCACCGCCCTGCGCCGGCTGCGCCGCGACCTGCCCGCCGAGCTCGCCGCGGCTGCCGCGGGACAGGAGGAGGAACTCGCCCACCTGCTGCCCGAGCTCGGCACCGCCGCCGCCCGCGAGGCCCGCCGGGACGAACAGGGCATGGCCCGCCTCTTCGAACTCACCGCCCGGCTGCTGGAACGCGTCGCCGCCGAACACACCGTCGTCCTCGCCCTGGAGGACCTGCACTGGGCCGACGCCTCCACCCGCCACCTGCTCGCCTACCTCTTCCGCACCCTGCGCACCGGCCGCCTCGTCGTCCTCGCCACCTACCGCTCCGACGACATCCACCGCCGGCACCCCCTGCGTCCGCTCCTCGCCGAGCTGGACCGGTTGCGCACGGTCCGGCGCGTCGAACTCGGCCGCTTCAACCGCGACGAGGTCGGCCGGCAGATCGCCGGCATCCTCGCCCGGGAACCCGAACCCGACAGCGTCGACCAGATCTTCGAGCGCTCCGACGGCAACGCCTTCTTCGTCGAGGAACTCGCCGTCGCCGCCCAGGGCGGCTGCTGCACCGGACTCACCGACTCGCTGCGCGACCTGCTCCTGGTCCGGGTCGAGGGACTGCCGGAGAGCGCCCAGAGCGTCGCCCGGATCGCCGCCGAGGGCGGCTCCATCGTCGAGTACCGGCTGCTCGCCGCCGTCACCCGGCTCACCGAGGACGACCTCATCGAGGCCCTGCGCGCCGGCGTCAACGCCAGCATCCTCAGCCCCGCGCCCGACCGCGACGGCTACCGCTTCCGCCACTCCCTGGTCCGCGAGGCCGTCAGCGACGACCTGCTGCCCGGCGAACGCTCCCGCCTCAACCGCCGCTACGCCGAGGCGCTGGAGGCCGACCCCGCCCTGGTGCCGGCCGACGAGCGCGTGACCCGCCTGGCCAGCTACTGGTACCACGCGCACGACGCGGCCAAGGCGCTGCCCGCCGTGCTCGACGCCTCCGTCGAGGCGCGCCGGCGCCACGCCCACTCCGAGCAGCTGCGCCTGCTCGAGAGGGCGATGGAACTGTGGGACTCCGTCCCCGACGACGTCCGCGCCACCCTGCGCCCCGCCGGCTACGCCGAGGCCTATCCGCCCTGCGGCTGCGATCCGGAGACGGCCCCCCTGCGCTTCCTCGACCTGATGGCCGAGGCCGCCGTCGCCGGACGGCTCTGCGGGGAACGCGAACGCGCCATGAAGATCACCAAACGGGCGCTGCGCCTCCTGGAGGAGGACCCCGACCCCCTGCGCGCCGCCTGGTTCTGGGAACAGCGCTCCCGGCTGACCCAGTCCCTCGCCCGCGGCGACGGCTGGGCGGAGCTCGCCACCGCACAGGACCTGGTGCGCGGCCTGCCGCCCTCCGAGGTGCACGCCCAGGTGCTCGCCTCCGCCGCCGCCTGGTCGATGCTGCACCGGCCCGGCCCGGAGGCCATGGCCGCCGCCGAACGCGCCGTCGAGTACGCGCGCATGGTCGGCGCCCACGACATCGAGCTCAACGCCCGCCTCACCCTCGGCGGCCTGATGGTCGACGCCGGCGACATCGAGGCCGGCCTCGCGGAGATGTACGAGGTCAAGGACCGGGCGACCGAACTCGGCGTGGACACGGTGGTGGGCCGCAGCCATGTGAACCTCCCCTCCGTCCTCGAGGGCGTCGGCCGCTCCCAGGAGGCGGCCGCGCTCCTGCGCGAGGGCATCCGGGTCACCCGCGGGCTCGGCCTGCTGGACTCCGAGGGCTGGGTGTGGGGCAACCTCGCCGAATCCCTCCACTCCCTCGGCCGCTGGGACGAGGCGGCCGAGGCCGCGGCCGACGCGCAGCGTCTGGAGCAGAGCGCCAAGCCGCGCGCCGGGGGCTCGATCCGCCTGGCACACCTCGCCTACGACCGGGGGGACCTGGTCGAGGCGGCCCGCCGTCTCCGCGACGCCCGGACCTTCTTCGGCACGCACGACCCGATGCCGCAGTACGCCCTTCCGATGACCTGGGTCGCCCTCGGCATCGCCGCCGCCGAGGGCCGCCTCCCCGACGCCCGGGCCGAACTGCTCACCGCCCTCGACGCCGGCCTCCCGCCCGGCACCCAGCGCTACGGCTGGCCCCTGCTGCTCGCCGCCGCGGCCGCCGAGGCCGACGCCTACGGCGACCCGGCCACCGAACCCGGCCGCCCGCAGATCCTCGAACGCCTCCGCAAGGCGGCCAGGACCCTGACGACCGGCGTACCGGTGTGGCAGGCGTACGACGTCTGGCTGCGCGCCGAGCTGCTGCGGGCCGAGGGCGTGCCCGCGCCGGGGGAGTGGAGCGCCGCCGTCGCCGCCGTGGAACCGCTGGGGCGGCCCTACGACCTCGCGCGCGTCCGGTTCCGGCTCGCCGAGGCGCTGCTCGCCTCCGGCGCGGGCGACGACGAGCGCGCCCGTGCCACGGAACTGCTCCGGCTGTCCCGGGCCGTCGCCGACCACCTCGGCGCCGGCCCGCTGGCCCGGTCGGTCGGACTGCTGGCCCGGCGCGCCCGCCTCGTCCTGAACCCGGCCGCCCGGGTGCCGGCCCCGGCCGCTCCCGCCGATCCGGCCGACGCCCTCGGTCTCACCGGCCGGGAGCGCGACGTCCTGCGGCTGGTGGCCGCCGGCCACACCAACCGCCGTATCGCCGAGGAACTGTTCATCTCGCCGAAGACGGCCAGCGTCCACGTCTCCAACATCCTCGCCAAGCTGGGCGTCTCCGGCCGCGGGGAGGCGGCGGCGGTGGCCCACCGGCTGGACCTGTTCCCGGCGGAGGCCGGGAAGCGGCAGGCGGCGGGATAA
- a CDS encoding DUF6191 domain-containing protein: MFNAFEELFAPGRRHTRDEQNRLELTREDVGDADPGRGPIDLASGKVVVRPAAPDEPDAPDEGATAAD, from the coding sequence ATGTTCAACGCCTTCGAGGAACTGTTCGCTCCCGGCCGCAGGCACACCCGCGACGAACAGAACCGGCTGGAGCTGACCCGCGAGGACGTCGGCGATGCCGACCCGGGACGCGGGCCGATAGACCTCGCCTCCGGGAAGGTGGTCGTACGCCCGGCGGCGCCGGACGAGCCGGATGCGCCGGACGAGGGGGCGACGGCCGCGGACTGA
- a CDS encoding PQQ-dependent sugar dehydrogenase — protein MTALLAAAALLLTAGCSSDDGGSPGRDDSASPTGTRTPSSSPERTAGQTPPAKGSVKVLRTVATGLSTPWGLAPLGDGDLLVSSRDEATITRIDGRTGEKTELGEVPGVSPSGEGGLLGIALSPEYASDRMVYAYFTSASDNRVVRMLYDERKPPGEQLGAPDTVFRGIPKGVIHNGGRIAFGPDRMLYVGTGESGDTGLSQDRDSLGGKILRLTPEGEPAPGNPFPGSPVYSYGHRNVQGLAWDRRQRLFASEFGQNTWDELNAIAPGDNYGWPEAEGRSEEDGFHDPVDQWSTDEASPSGIAHAEGSVWMAGLRGQRLWRIPLKGTEASADPQAFLEGEYGRLRTVVAAGDDKLWLVTSNTDGRGDPEDGDDRILELQVS, from the coding sequence GTGACGGCCCTGCTGGCCGCCGCCGCGCTCCTGCTCACGGCCGGCTGCTCCTCCGACGACGGAGGATCGCCGGGCAGGGACGACAGCGCCTCCCCGACCGGTACGAGGACGCCGTCGTCGTCGCCGGAGCGGACCGCCGGGCAGACGCCCCCCGCCAAGGGCTCGGTGAAGGTGCTCCGCACGGTCGCCACGGGCCTGAGCACTCCCTGGGGCCTGGCCCCGCTGGGCGACGGCGACCTGCTGGTGTCCTCCCGGGACGAGGCGACGATCACGCGGATCGACGGGAGGACCGGCGAGAAGACGGAGCTGGGCGAGGTGCCGGGGGTGTCGCCGTCCGGCGAGGGCGGCCTCCTCGGCATCGCGCTCTCCCCGGAGTACGCCTCGGACCGCATGGTCTACGCCTACTTCACCTCGGCCTCCGACAACCGCGTCGTCCGCATGCTGTACGACGAGCGCAAGCCCCCCGGCGAGCAACTGGGCGCGCCCGACACGGTCTTCCGGGGCATTCCCAAGGGGGTGATCCACAACGGCGGCCGGATCGCCTTCGGCCCGGACCGGATGCTGTACGTGGGCACGGGCGAGAGCGGTGACACGGGCCTGTCCCAGGACAGGGACTCGCTGGGCGGCAAGATCCTGCGGCTGACCCCGGAGGGCGAGCCCGCTCCGGGCAACCCGTTCCCCGGCTCCCCGGTGTACTCGTACGGCCACCGCAATGTGCAGGGCCTGGCCTGGGACCGCCGGCAGCGGCTGTTCGCCTCGGAGTTCGGCCAGAACACCTGGGACGAGCTGAACGCGATCGCGCCGGGCGACAACTACGGCTGGCCCGAGGCGGAGGGCCGGTCCGAGGAGGACGGCTTCCACGACCCGGTCGACCAGTGGAGCACGGACGAGGCCTCGCCCAGCGGCATCGCCCACGCCGAGGGCTCGGTCTGGATGGCGGGCCTGCGCGGTCAGCGCCTGTGGCGCATACCGCTGAAGGGCACCGAGGCCTCGGCGGACCCGCAGGCCTTCCTGGAGGGCGAGTACGGCCGGCTGCGCACGGTGGTCGCGGCGGGCGACGACAAGCTGTGGCTGGTCACCAGCAACACGGACGGCCGCGGCGACCCGGAGGACGGCGACGACCGGATCCTGGAGCTGCAGGTGAGCTGA
- a CDS encoding aldo/keto reductase — protein MERRTIGAAALAVGAVGLGCMPMSWAYSTSRQRGEESLRAVHRALDLGSTLLDTADMYGPFTNELLLGRVLKERRSDAFVSTKAGLLVGDQHIVANGRPGYVRRACDASLRRLQTDVIDLYQLHRADPEVPIEETWGAMADLVRAGKVRALGLCAVGARSARRPGARLHDATIRQLERVQQVFPVSAVEAELSVWSPEALETLLPWCESRGIGFLAAMPLGNGFLTGTLTPGVGFEPDDLRARHPRFTAEMMAANQPIVVGLRRVARRHGEHVTPAQVALAWVLTRGRHVVPVPGAKRERWVAENAAAAGLRLTERDLAEIAELPAAQGSWD, from the coding sequence GTGGAGCGCAGGACGATCGGTGCGGCGGCGCTCGCGGTGGGGGCCGTCGGACTCGGGTGCATGCCGATGAGCTGGGCCTACAGCACCTCCCGGCAGCGCGGCGAGGAGTCGCTCAGGGCGGTGCACCGGGCGCTGGACCTGGGCTCGACGCTCCTGGACACCGCCGACATGTACGGCCCGTTCACCAACGAGCTGCTGCTCGGGCGGGTGCTGAAGGAGCGGCGCTCCGACGCCTTCGTGTCCACGAAGGCCGGCCTGCTGGTGGGCGACCAGCACATCGTGGCCAACGGCCGTCCCGGATACGTGAGGAGGGCCTGCGACGCGTCGCTGCGCCGGCTCCAGACCGACGTCATCGACCTGTACCAGTTGCACCGCGCCGACCCGGAGGTCCCGATCGAGGAGACCTGGGGCGCGATGGCGGACCTCGTGCGGGCCGGGAAGGTACGGGCGCTGGGGCTGTGCGCGGTCGGGGCGCGCTCGGCCCGGCGGCCGGGGGCGCGGCTGCACGACGCGACGATCCGGCAGCTGGAGCGGGTGCAGCAGGTCTTCCCGGTGAGCGCGGTCGAGGCCGAGCTGTCGGTGTGGTCGCCCGAGGCGCTGGAGACGCTGCTGCCGTGGTGCGAGAGCCGGGGCATCGGTTTCCTGGCCGCGATGCCCCTGGGCAACGGCTTCCTGACCGGCACGCTCACGCCCGGCGTGGGCTTCGAGCCGGACGACCTGCGCGCCCGCCACCCCCGGTTCACGGCCGAGATGATGGCCGCGAACCAGCCGATCGTGGTCGGTCTGCGCCGCGTCGCCCGCCGCCACGGCGAGCACGTCACCCCGGCCCAGGTGGCCCTGGCCTGGGTGCTGACCCGGGGCCGCCACGTGGTCCCGGTCCCGGGCGCCAAGCGGGAGCGGTGGGTCGCGGAGAACGCGGCGGCGGCCGGGCTGCGCCTGACGGAGCGGGACCTCGCGGAGATCGCGGAACTGCCCGCGGCGCAGGGGTCGTGGGACTGA
- a CDS encoding 2-hydroxyacid dehydrogenase, with protein MTADVWLPIPPDEIEGLPEGPAYRFWDGGEDFPADPADCVFYVVPYMKPGGVGVRPMPLMRSVRVVQTLSAGTDHVEPGLRHLPAGVRLCNARGVHEASTAELTLALILASLRGIPDFVRAQDRGEWRGGFRPALADKNVLIVGYGSIGAAIEDRLVPFEVARVARVARSARTTARGPVHPLTELPSLLREADVVVLSTPLTEATRHLVDAGFLARMKDGALLVNVARGAVVDTKALLTEVESGRITAALDVTDPEPLPADHPLWRAPGVLISPHVGGPTSAFLPRAARLLVDQLHRFLNREELGNVILVTGAESS; from the coding sequence ATGACTGCTGACGTGTGGCTCCCCATCCCGCCGGACGAGATCGAGGGCCTTCCCGAAGGGCCGGCCTACCGCTTCTGGGACGGCGGCGAGGACTTCCCCGCGGACCCGGCCGACTGCGTCTTCTACGTCGTGCCCTACATGAAGCCCGGCGGGGTCGGCGTGCGGCCGATGCCGCTGATGCGTTCCGTGCGGGTGGTGCAGACCCTCTCGGCCGGCACCGACCACGTGGAGCCGGGCCTGAGGCACCTGCCCGCCGGGGTACGGCTGTGCAACGCGCGCGGAGTGCACGAGGCCAGCACCGCGGAGCTCACGCTGGCGCTGATCCTCGCCTCCCTGCGCGGCATCCCCGATTTCGTGCGGGCCCAGGACAGGGGGGAGTGGCGCGGCGGGTTCCGGCCGGCGCTCGCCGACAAGAACGTGCTCATCGTGGGGTACGGCTCGATCGGCGCGGCCATCGAGGACCGGCTCGTTCCCTTCGAGGTCGCGCGGGTGGCGCGCGTCGCGCGCTCTGCGCGCACCACGGCGCGCGGTCCGGTGCACCCGCTCACCGAACTCCCCTCCCTGCTCCGGGAGGCGGACGTCGTCGTCCTCTCCACCCCGCTGACCGAGGCCACCCGCCACCTCGTGGACGCGGGTTTCCTGGCCCGGATGAAGGACGGCGCCCTGCTCGTGAACGTGGCCCGCGGGGCCGTCGTCGACACCAAGGCCCTGCTCACGGAGGTGGAGAGCGGCCGCATCACCGCGGCCCTCGACGTGACGGACCCCGAGCCGCTGCCGGCGGACCATCCCCTGTGGCGGGCGCCGGGCGTCCTCATCAGCCCGCACGTGGGCGGACCCACCTCCGCCTTCCTGCCGCGCGCCGCGCGCCTGCTGGTGGACCAGTTGCACCGTTTCCTGAACCGGGAGGAGCTCGGCAACGTGATCCTGGTGACGGGAGCGGAATCCTCGTGA